aGTGGCTTCTAACTCCTAACTAACCCCCATAGGTGGCTAGTGTGATCGTTTAGTTCCAGACCTATCGAGTTGACCCGTATaaccctgcaaagatcacggaaaacataGTACATTTggaaaacagacccgactgggcagttttcgggtggACGTTACCACGGTGTCTCCTTATGGAATTTGGAGGCAAAGCCaatggctcccgactcctaactgaccctcGGAGGTGGTTGCAGTGGTCGTTTTGCGAAAAGAGTCTCAGATTGACCCGATCTACAACAGCAAGAACAGTCAGGAAATTCGACTctactgggcagtcgggctatttcttcgtgctgggttaaaaccgacgggtttttcttggatttttcGACTCCTTGACACTCTAgagttgtgtggggaggtgtttgatgggttttgacaaCTCAAACTGGTCcagaaaggcttgaaacccgggttAGATATTTTGACCTGAGAATAGCAATTTTCTGGTTCGGTTCTGTGGTTGCTTGTTCCGATGGGTTGAAagtttcaaacttaaaatctaagcttggAAATTAATAAAGGGAGTCGAAAATatatgggatatgaagtttggtgaaatttgaatttaagccgggatggtaaATAGCATGATTCCAACTTAAGTCTATGATGttcttgcttggttttgctggAGCTGAGCTGAGCTGCGTTTTTGGTTAGGTTCTTGAGAGCATTTCAAGAGTGGGAAAGCTGGACAGATGGCATGAAGTGAGTTGccattaagttaatgacattgaaagtatatataggctaggcttaagtgcaattaagtgacgACAAGTGCAATTAGAGACGTGATTAACAAAAATTCGGTGGCCTTAATGAAGATTAGCATGAAGACTTCTTCaaatgcattgatgaagaagagccaaatgcattgatgaaggTGGAGTTGAAGTGAATTGTGGGCTTGATATTTCCATGGAATAATAAGGCAAGTTGGCATGGAGAAAATGCCAAAGGAGGAGGGGCGGCATTGGTAATTCACGGCTGGTCATGGAAGAGCCGTGGGCTCCACGGTCATTGAAGGAAGTTAAggacaaagttcgggtctcgattgatcgcgcgttagaggttcgtggctcaaacgaatgtcgaattgtcattgtgtgtgcgaaaacggttcaaagagcccaaaatcatccattttgccCAAAACAATGTTCGTGTCATTTTTGGTTCtcagaagccggttttgctcgtttcgggcgatcagagcaaagttagccgtttctGAATGTGtatctcgtgtctgcatttcgaattggtcgttttgacgtgcattgtcaatcagactgaataattgacccttaagccggtattacAAATATGAacccggagacgtcctaggagtcctaagccggatttctcagaatgcctTCTTAGTTGCTTGAATGATCTAGAGATtgctgcgatctctgtttatTGAGAACAGACtccgaaggattgaaaaagtaTTTATGAGACCCTAAAAGCATTGTTCTGAGGGCCTAGATGGGTTGTGAGATtccgtctgaggatttcacatcAAGCCTTGGGATAAACAGCATTGGATTAACCAATCATCTGGTATCAaatttccgtaaaaaggaccttcGGTTATGAATTTCCTTTGAAAACAGTCTTTTCTACCATTCGGAGGTCACttgggaaactgaaaaggatattacagtctgatttgcccaattggtctgtccgctgtagttttttgggcaatgcatggctaacttagATTACCGATGTTCTGTCTCCGGAAATGGTTTTCCGTTGAGGGGTATGCTTATTCTACTGCTCGAAAGTCGTTCAAGGTGTCTGCGTGACTTCCGAAGAACAATCTAAAGCAatgttcatgctctgtataattGTTGGATGTGACTGCATCTAACAtcgggcattaacttttctctggtgAACCGGTGTTTTTGGACTcccattgaaaagttgtctgtatacagaaaattactctgtatagagcagataatctgcgaaatgtgtttgaagactcttttcatatgtttggtACCgcgagggatttttggagtccaatattgactatcttccgatggttGAGCGAGCTAGTGGAAAATAGCATTGTACGTGTTGTAATCTAAAAACATCGGTTTGGATGCTATATGGACTCCCTGTTTGCTCTGTATATTgctggatgattctgtatgttcttctgtcatgtgcttgaatcatctgcctatCTATTGACTTGAGagtgaatagcaatttgcatGCTCTGTCGAGCTTTCTTCTGTATCGATGCTTAAGTCATAGTCTGGATTGTTATTGATAGGCATCGCCTgaactggtgagccaaaatggggtgctgacagatatacttttttttttatgtacgCCACCTACTATCTAGCAAATTCAATTGGTCAGACTTATTTAAGTTCAATCAAGGTCAACTCACTAAAGGATGAAGATCTTCCAATCGTGAATTTTCGCTAATTACAAAACTTGCACTCAAGACCGTGTCTAAAGAAAAAGAGTCATATTGCataaaatcaaactaaaaTCGAACCATATTGGTAAAAAAGGTCCTCAGTTTTTCAATGATCGCATGATTATACCATGCTGTTAATTAAGATAAATTCTCGCATGACTATTGACAATAGCTGTGATAACGAAATACTTTCTATGAATATAAAATCCCCACGTTCGTCCAATCAAAAGTAATGAACCACCTAagaccttttttattttggtcaTCATTTTCTAATTAGAACTATTGATAATTTAAATTACCATTAGCGGGAAGTAATGTTAGATTTTACACcgtatgaaatattaattatcactatatttattgaaaatcaTGAGTATTTACTATCATCAAAAGTGTATAATTTTCAAacaacaaataattttttatcattactttaataatattaatattaaattattattacgCATGCTATTATGATAGACAAacaataatgaaaatttttcccAACACGCCGTAGCGCGGGCTTGGAGCGCTAGTGAACATATAAAACGGGGTCTTGCGTCGCATTTGTCGCCTCGTGTCCActcctattattattatcattttaaaaaaaagcatgAAAGAAGTAAACACAAGAAACAAATTGGTTGAGTCGGTATGAAAATTGCTTTGCCCAAAGAACCCAGGTTTGAGCCCCCTTTAACTctcactctttttttctttttcttttttttttccctctttagTTTCTTCACTACTTGGGCTTGGCAAGAGTACGAATTTAGATagtcaaattaaattttaatgatATGAGTTGATATTGActcaatattaataaaataagttgAATTAAATTTGAACAATTTCTCTGCTCGCttatgcaaatatatattccAAATTAGAAACTTAACTTTTTAACtcaaaaatcaattataatttttaagatTTATATGAGCAAactttgaaaaaagaaagtgtGAAAATATGAAGCAATGGGGTAAAGTTAAGTAACTGCATTgatataatttcataaaataatttttgaaaactaaAACGATATAAGATCAGTGAATATGAatcttaatattatataatcatttttataaatagtACAATCATGCACATGTATTTCTAAATTAATGATTCTCCTTAATTTACCCCTATTCTCTGAGGATAATAAAGGGTTAGATTCCATTTCAACCCCgacttaattttataaatgtcTACCTTCACTTGTAATCGATTTATGAGATATATATTGAGCAAAAATTTTCGAATATTAATCTAAATCAAATGGATGTATAATTGGTACTAACTAAATACGTTCGGCGTACCACCTGACTTTCAATctgaatataaattaaatacatgTCTCgactaaaatataaatatgatcTAAATGATGGTGGTTTAAAATAAAGTATAAAAATCTCAAATTGAAGAGACATATTCCgatgcatttatttttttaagaatcaaatcaatatataatatataatggccGGAACACTTCGTAAAATTCTGCCATATGGCATTCAAGCCTTCTCTTATGTTTGACACCTGGCACTCGATGCTCTCATATGCTTAACACATCACTCCACCAGGTTCTGCCATGTATTAGCTGCATGGCATCCGTGACTTCTCATATTTTCGACACATTggtatattaataaattacacATTAAACGATTGATAcattaataaattacaaaggcatatcaataaattacaaataaattactaaaatattattttaaaaagattatGTATAATTGTGGAAAACTATTCTTTTGACACATGGATGTATTaatacattaaaaatttacaaatgaatTACAAATTAAACTCTTGACACATTGACATTTTAATGTGTAAGTATAAAAAAATAGCtgctttatttaaaaataatatataatttcttaaaaatttacaaataaattaaaaaaataatatataatttttaaaatttacaaatgaatTACAAATTAAACTCTTGACACATTGACATTTTAATGAGTAAGGTAGTAAACTACATAATGTTAGCAGCCAAATAATCTAAAactcttatatataattaatatatgtgtcctattaaattgaattttattgcATTGCAATGAAGACACATGAAAATTGGTAAATGGTACCTATTCAATGCCTACTGAATTGGCCAATTAAATGGTTGTGAAacgtttttctttatttactgATTGGTGTGTTTTAATGAACCAAAAAGACTTAATAGTGCATGTGTGTGAATTCATATTTTGTCTCCTTGAGGCCCGCATGCGTGCGCATTGATGGCATGGTTTGAAAGCGTCTACCTTCTTGGGGGACACGTGATGGACATGCATGAGAAAGAATTATCACTACCTATTTACGACCCggaagtcgagggccggtgagttatCCAGATCTAGGGGTaaggatacacctagtttatTAAGGCACATGGTGTCGCGGAATCAGGAGTTTCGAGTTCGAGGGTTCTGTTAGGACCGGGAGTTCCAACCTCGGATCCTCACAAAATATGAAAGCCTAACATAATAAACAACCGTATCAAGTATTCCACTGAATCTCTTGATCTTGAATTCTATATAATCCAGTCAAACCTTCCCTCATGCAGCTGTCATTCTCCTCATGTATGGAGCCATGTATGCTTTCCTTCCTTGGCCAAATTACATAAGTCCTCATGCATATCCATATCGGTATTCTTCCGGTTTATGGGCTTCACAAAAATACATGGCCCAATATTCTATCCTCGGGCCTCACACTTGATGTCAATCCAAGTTAGGCCTCAAACTCATACTTCTGAAAAAATACGGAAAAAGAGTGtaaataaagagttataagAAATTTCCTATGACAAAAATGGAACTGCaaatttcttcattcacatGCGAAGATGTGTAACACTTAATGGTTTTTGAGCCCGTCAAAATGCTGAGCCCATGTTGCAGCACACGTGCACCAAGAGTGGCTTGCCGTGCGTTTTGACCAAACCAAAGTTCTCATCGAGTTGATTAAGTCCTCATCTTAATAATATAGGCTTTTGTTAGGAAAATTGGCCGATTTGCTCAACGGGAGACTTTCACGTAGCCTTCTTACGCAATCCCTTAACTCGTGATTTTCTTCCTTGCAATCTTtgcattaataaattattgcAAAGGTCCTTCtccttttaaatttatatacgATACAATTTATTACGGTGTTTTCAGAATTTAGATGGGCCGCACAACGAGCTGTCAGAATTGACAAGTTTCTTGATATTTCAAAGCTGTAGAACTGTCAAACCCCTCTTCCCGTTTGTCAGCTGCAACTAAATGCAACTGGAGCTCGGGTAGAATCCAATCTATCCAGTAGACAATTTTTATGTTTGATTTGTCTCCTGTTTGCTCGTGTCTGCGCGTGTATAGACATGTCATATAGACTAAGTCATGGCTTGCGTTTTCGTGCGAGAACGAAAAAGTGATTTTCTCGATGcaattatttatgtttatgttatttaattatatgtaaTAAATATGAGTTAATTGGTGCAATTTAGATATTAAAGTGactgaaaaaattttaaaataaaaacacaatATAATTTATCCCATTGCACATTAGCCTAATAATACGTCAAATCATAAATTAAAAGTCATTATGAATGacaaaagttaaaattaataattaaaaaaataacaaaattaacaTTAGATCATAAAGAAAATACTTcgtaattataattttattcttagaattcataaatttttattttatttattatagtATGATATTCATATATGATGATATGGTACCCTCTCGCCTTGCTCCAAACTTAAGAAATAGTACTAAAATTTTCTCTCGAAAGAtgcaaaagtaaaaaaattagttttctttaaaataaCTGTTATTATTAGAAGTAAAACAAtagtattaaattttttatatctaAAAATAAGAAGTAAGTTTAAAATCAAGTCATTTTTAATCGATAGGAAATGTATCAAGATATTAATTTCACCTTTAAATCTATTGttacaatataatcattatcaCTTCAATAAAGAACCGAAAAATAAATAgctgaaataatatatattcaattttaGGTTTCGATTCCTTgttcactgaaaaaaaaaatatgtatttagTTTTTCAATTGTATCATATTTCTTTATCACATTGATTTTTCCAAATTGATAGAATTATATTAGtgtttttatattaatatatctttATTTCGTTGGTCTGCTCACTATTTGGATGGATGGATTTTGATACATCTAGAGAGAAGAACTCAAtaacaaattatattttcaataaattccTCCATTTAAAGCTAAAACTTTTAGTTTCATACAAAAGGAAtcttttttactttaattttggGAACCAAAATCACAATTTGATTAGAGGATTTCATAAataaacatttataaaataaagattAAAGTGACACAAATGAAATACTGAAAATCCATAGGAaattttcaaagtaaaagGACTATTAAAGAGGTTgcaataatgaaaaaatatgcaatcttatttaaataaacaaaagaaaaaagaaagacatgCAATTCAGATAAATGTATGTATTAGGCACACATACAAGAAAAggcaaaaattatatatataggcacACGTAAAAGCACAAAGCAAAAATttacaaccaaaaaaaaaattctacccaaaaaaaaaagaacaaagcaaaaaaaaaaatggccaacagaaaaaaaaaatgcgcTTGACAGttgtccaaaaagttttattaaGATAAGATATATGCCATGCCACTTCGCTTCTTATCCCAGGCAAGTGGTGACACCCGAGCAAGATCATTCGCATTGCAAAGACACCGATGGATGCACGATTGTTTGAAGCTGCTCGCACAGGAGATGTCAACTACTTGCACTCCTTGTGCCGCGACGTCCCCCTCATTCTCGAAGCTGCGGCTCTACAAGGCGGAGAGACCCCGTTACATGTTTCTGTGGTGGCGGGTCACCTCGATTTTGCCTGCGAACTCTTGAAACTTAGGCCCGCTTTCGCCGAAGAGATGAACCCGGACGGCCTCGCCCCATTGCACATAGCCTCCGCAAAAGGGAGCCTTGAGATTGTGAGGGAGCTGCTGAAGTTGGGCCCTCAACTGTGCCTCCTGAAGGGGAGGGAGAGAAGGATTCCCTTGCATTATTCGGCTATCAAAGGGAGAGTCCAAGTCATGAAAGAACTGCTCTCGGCATGTGGGAGCTCGATCGAGGAAGTCACAGCTCGAGGGGAGACCGCGCTCCACCTCGCCGTGAAAAACAGTCAGTTTGAAGCTTTGACGGTGTTGGTGGATCAGCTGAAGAAAACGAACAAAGAGAGTCTTCTCAATTGCAAGGACTCCCAAGGGGATACCATTCTGCACCTTGCTGTCGGTACAAAACAATACGAGGTCAGTACGAGGTAGAATGATATACGATGCCAAATGATTGCTTGAGATCTTTTTGGAATATGTCGTAATTTTCATAAGGGATCTTCGAACAGGTGGTCGATCTCCTGCTTAATGGGAAGATTGTACATAAGGATCGGGTGGACGTGAACGCAGTGAATCAAAGAGGTCTTACACCTCTCGACATTCTATCCATTGTTCCTAGCGAATCCGGTGACAGAGAAATCCGGCATATTCTTACTGGGGCAGATGCCCCAAGCATTCGAGTGGTCAGTGAATCACAGGATGACCACTGCGCCGCTGCGGATGGATTGGACAACCGCCAGCAGGCTAGATGCAGTAGGTGGGGACGG
The sequence above is drawn from the Punica granatum isolate Tunisia-2019 chromosome 5, ASM765513v2, whole genome shotgun sequence genome and encodes:
- the LOC116208296 gene encoding ankyrin repeat-containing protein BDA1-like — translated: MDARLFEAARTGDVNYLHSLCRDVPLILEAAALQGGETPLHVSVVAGHLDFACELLKLRPAFAEEMNPDGLAPLHIASAKGSLEIVRELLKLGPQLCLLKGRERRIPLHYSAIKGRVQVMKELLSACGSSIEEVTARGETALHLAVKNSQFEALTVLVDQLKKTNKESLLNCKDSQGDTILHLAVGTKQYEVVDLLLNGKIVHKDRVDVNAVNQRGLTPLDILSIVPSESGDREIRHILTGADAPSIRVVSESQDDHCAAADGLDNRQQARCSRWGRIFRVNYEKNQWLDYLRFKKGRDSANDARSTLLVVATLITTATYQAVLQPPGGLWQDDSDSLSGTADNSSTLNGIAPKTHKAGKAVLGNLNPGSYITFLLFNSLGFFASIQMIICLTMGFPLHTELMTALWALVITYDTSMGAMTPNSFFNCFFVALSAALPVLMGIITLRARR